The sequence GGCAATATGGAGAACAAGCGTTGAATGTGAACCGAATTTTAACGGATGAGTTACCGTCCAGATTTAAGTTTGAGCAACGGCCGCGTTAGCTGGAGAATCTATTACTTTGTAGTATCAGGCGCGGTTCGCCGCGCTATGTTCTTATATAATAATTAATGCATAAATGGTCGTCCCGCTTCCATCGATCATCGCTACATCGCCTTTGACCTCAACTCAATCAATCATTCAAGTTACGAATCCATGCCTAATAAAACGTCTCCGGTTACGCCTTCTGCCATTTCTCCTTTAACCCATTTTGATCAGAGTGGGCAAGCCCACATGGTCGACGTCGGCGCAAAGCCAGACACGCACCGCACCGCCGTCGCCGCCGGAAACATACGCATGCAAGCGGAAACGTTAGCGCTTATCACGTCAGGTAATGCCAAGAAAGGTGACGTCCTCGGCATCGCCCGAATCGCTGCCATTATGGCGACCAAGCGTACCAGTGACCTGATCCCTCTTTGTCATCCGCTGGCGTTAACCCGGGTCAAGGTCGATTTTTCTATAGACGTCCCCCAGTCCACCATCAGCTGCACCGTGCAAGCAGAAACAATCGGCAAAACCGGCGTGGAAATGGAAGCGCTGACGGCCGTCCAGATCGGTTTGCTGACCATATACGATATGTGCAAAGCCGTTGACCGGGGCATGGTGATAACGGATATACGGGTGCTGGAAAAACATGGCGGGAAGTCTGGAGAGTGGAGTGTCGCACTGCCGATGACTGATACGACCTCGCTTTGAGCGTTTTAAATTTATTTATTTCCCTGCTGGAAATAAATAAATTTTTGGCGATTTCGGGGCCCAATCTACCAACCGTCGCGCCTTACTTCGCCTTGCTTCCGCCTGACTTACGCCTCTCTCCCGCCTTACCTCTCGCCTTACCTCTACATCACGCACCAAAAAAATTGCGGCGGCTTTCTCCAATGGAATTTGGTCGCCCTGTTTTGGGTTGCGGCGACCCATTTAAGACGAAAAGTTCACCCAAATCGGGCAGAAAAACCAGAGAATTTAAACTCCCCAAATAAGCGTGTGATCCTGCTTGTGGTTTGTTTTTTCCACGCTATAATTTTTTCTATGCTTTTAACCTGCCGTCGATGTTCCGCATCGTATCGGATGGCGTTCACCGACTTTGTGACACCCTGTAATTGTGTAACTCTGAACCTTTGGAGAACATATGCTAACGACGACTTATGCTTTTCTCAGTCTTTCGATGGAACAGAAAAAACTGCATACCTTGTTATTCTCCGCACAACAATTACTCCAGATTAATTCAGATCGACAACGCCTTGATGACGAAACGTTGAAATCTGTAGTCAAGAAGTTTGCACGGCTGGCGGCTGCCTGCCGCAAGCGGAAGCTTGAAATGTATGTTGTTCCCGCAATCCAGAACGCAACCCACCAGTTCGACCAACGCCTCTCCGATATGGCGTCATCCCGCATTATCGCCCGCCAACTATTGGATCGGGTGAAGTCGTGGGCAAGACCAGCGTCGCACGAAAACGACGATCATAGGGTCAACGTATATGCTGCCATTGAGCGCGCATGCAACCAACTGCGGGAACGGCTCGCGATGGAAGAAAAAGAGTTGCTGCCCATAGCCCAGCGCGTTATCTCTAACGATCAGTGGTTTGCTTTGGGCGCACAATTTCTAGTCGCAGACACCGCAAGAAAACCCTATAACGGCTCGCGTCGCGAGGAATATGCCAAAGTGGATTCGCGCGATATTTCTCTGAACGATCCCCTGATTTCATTGGCGGTGAGCGGGTACGCATACTCGCACTAAATCCCCTTGTTCAGGCCGCCCATTCACTGCCTATTCCCCGCATTTTTGCAATGCATTAAATTTTCAAGATTAAATATTAAAGGAGAGCGTCATGCTTACCATTCCTGAACAAATGTCTGCCGCCGTTAAGACGAACGCGGAAGCGCAACATACCATTTTTGCAAATCTATTCGATAAATTACACGAGCGCCTTGAAGAGTTGACAAGACTCAATATGGAGGTCGTCAAAGCATCGTTAGCAGAATCGACGGCCTACGCCAGAGAACTCATTGGCGCAAAAAATTCTCAGGATTTTTTTTCGATCAGCACAGCACATAATCAACGCGAAATTCAAAGCGCGACTTATTACGCCAACGAAGCGATGCGCATCGTTTCCGCCACAAAAGACGTGTGCCATCGGGCCATGACGGAAAACATCGCAGAAACCAGCCGCTACGGATCAGGCTTATTAATGGAGTTTACAAAAAACATACCCTCTACAACGGAACAGATGGCTGATCTCGTCAAAACGACGTGGAGCGCTTCCAGCGACGCCGTTACGAAGACAGTCGACGAAAATGCTGCAACTCAGCAAAAGGAACAATCGAAGGATGCTCCCACCAATCAGTCAGCCCGCAAAAATAATCCGGATCAAACTGGTAACCGGACGACCCATTAACTCAAAGCGCATTACCTGACGAGTTTGTAGCTAGCGCCACGCCTGGCGCTGTTAAAAATTGCGCTAAAACCATAAGATAAAAAATAACAGAAAGTTAATTTTGAACCTCATCTGAGCGCCCACATATACTGCAG is a genomic window of Glaciimonas sp. PAMC28666 containing:
- the moaC gene encoding cyclic pyranopterin monophosphate synthase MoaC, encoding MPNKTSPVTPSAISPLTHFDQSGQAHMVDVGAKPDTHRTAVAAGNIRMQAETLALITSGNAKKGDVLGIARIAAIMATKRTSDLIPLCHPLALTRVKVDFSIDVPQSTISCTVQAETIGKTGVEMEALTAVQIGLLTIYDMCKAVDRGMVITDIRVLEKHGGKSGEWSVALPMTDTTSL
- a CDS encoding phasin family protein, with protein sequence MLTIPEQMSAAVKTNAEAQHTIFANLFDKLHERLEELTRLNMEVVKASLAESTAYARELIGAKNSQDFFSISTAHNQREIQSATYYANEAMRIVSATKDVCHRAMTENIAETSRYGSGLLMEFTKNIPSTTEQMADLVKTTWSASSDAVTKTVDENAATQQKEQSKDAPTNQSARKNNPDQTGNRTTH